TCATGGCCATGAACGCGCAGGCGGCGCATCAGGATTTCCATGGCGTGCGAGGCGCCGCGCGTCACCTGTAACTGGTGCGATTCCACGCCGTAATAATCGGCCATGCGCTCGCGCAAGGGTTCCAGCGATGGCGGCAGGGATTCAAGACCCGCGCCGGACGCATTCAGGGAAGAGAAGGGGGAGTTAAACATCTTAAACTTCCAATCGAAAATCAGCCGCAAGCGCGTGGGCTTCGAGGCCTTCGAGGCGGGCGAGGCGTGCAGCCGCAGGGGCGATGGCGGCAGCGCCTTCGCGCGTCGCCTTCTGCACGACAAAGCTGGTCAGGAACGAGCGCACGGTGATGCCATCCCAGGCACGCGCCGCGCCATCGGTCGGCAGGACGTGGCTTGGGCCGGCGGCATAATCGCCGAAGGTTTCCGCAGCATAGGCTCCGGCGAAAATCGTGCCGGCGGCGGTCAGTTGCGGGATGATGGCATCGACATCGGCGATCTGGAGGGCCAGGTGTTCCGGGCCATAGAGATTGGAGACCTCGGCGGCCTCCGCGATGGAGGTCACGATGAACAGGCGGGCCTGTTCGAGCGACGCGCGGGCGATGGTTTCACGGGGCAGGCGCGACACCTGAAGTTCGACCTCCGCGGCGATTTTGGCGGCAATGTCCGCGGAGAGCGCGACGAGGATGACCTGAGCGTCGGCATCGTGTTCGGCCTGACTGAGCAGGTCGGCGGCGACCAGTTTCACGTTGGCGGTGTCGTCGGCGATGACCAGCAGTTCCGAAGGGCCGGCGGGCATGTCGATGGCCAGACCGGAGACGCGCTCGGTGGCCAGACGCTTGGCTTCGGCGACATACTTGTTGCCCGGACCAAACAGCTTGTCGGCGGCGGGGATGCCTTCAAAAGCGCCGAGCGCCAGACCGGCTATGGCATGCGCGCCGCCGACGAGCCACATGGATTCCAGTCCGGACGCGGCGGCCGTGGCGATTATCATGGGCGCGATCGAGCCATCGCGCGCCGGCGGCATCACGCAGACGCGGTTAGGGACACCTGCCACCAGTGCGGGCACGGCGGTCATGATCAGGGTCGAGAACAAGGGCGCGGTGCCGCCGGGCACATAGAGGCCGGCGGTGGTGATCGGGCGATAGACGCGCTGCAGGCTGAGGCCGGGCTTCGGCGCGATCAGCGGGCCATCGGCCGGCAGTTCGGCTTGCTGGAAAGCGCGGACGTTGTCGACCGCCAGTTCCATGGCGGCCAGGTCTTCGGGCGCCAGTTGTGCGCGGGCGGCATCGACCGTGTCCTGGCCAAGCTTTACATAGCGCGGGGCGTGGCCATCGAGCTTGACCGACCAGTCCGAGACGGCGGCAAAACCGCGGGCTTCGACGTCATCAAAGATCGTGCGCACGGTCTCGGCCACGCGCGGATCGCGGCGGTTTTCCGGACGCGCGAGGGCTGCTTTCCGTTCCGCCGCGCTGAGATTTTTCCAAACAAAGGTCTTCATATTATTCACCAAAGACAGCCAGAAACCCAACCACCATTCGCTACGCTCATGGTCCCCCTCCCCGACAAGCGGGGAGGTGCAAGAGAGATTGTCTCTTTCTTATACCTCCCCCAGTTTTACTGGGGAGGGGGACCACGCCTGAAAGGCGTGGTGGTGGGGTGTCTTACGTCGCTTACTTCATCATCTTTTCAATCGGCAGCACCAGGATCGCCGAGGCGCCCGCCGCTTTCAGCTTGTCGAGCGTTTCCCAGAACACGTTTTCCTGACAGACCGCATGGACGGCGACCGTGTCTTCGCGGCCAGCCAGTTGCATGATCGTCGGGGCGTCGGCGCCGGGGATCATCCTGATGATCTCATCGAGATGGACGCGCGGGGCGTTCATCATGACGTACTTGGCGCCGGTGGAGGCCGTTACGCCATCGAAGCGACGCAGCAGCATGTCATAGGTATGCGCCAGTTCGGGGGCGGGGGCGTGAGGCGCCTTGATCAGCACGGCCTCGGATTTCAGCACCAGATCGGTGGCCTTCATGCCGTTGGCTTCGAGGGTTGCGCCGGTCGAGACCAGATCGCAGATGGCGTGGGCGATCTTCATGCGGGGGGCCACCTCGACCGCGCCGCGCATCTCGACGATTTCCGCCGTGACGCCATGATCCTTCAGCCACTTGCCAAGGATATTGGGGTAGGACGTAGCGATACGCTTGCCTTCCAGCCATTTCGGGCCAGTATAATCGACATCGTTCGGCACGGCCACTTTCAGCGTGCAGGAGCCAAAGCCAAGGCGCTGGACGATCATGCCTTCCAGATCGCGGTCCGGAAAGTGCTCGGCCAGCACATTGTAACCGACAATGCCCAGTTCGGCGACGCCATCGGCCACGAAGGTGGGGATGTCGTCGTCACGCACGCGCAGCAGGTCGATCGGCTGGCTTTCGATGCGATACAGCAGTTCGTTGGCGCCCTTGATGATGCGCAGGCCCGCGCCGGAGATCAGCTCGCCGGAGCGATCCGCCAGACGGCCGGATTTTTGAACAGCAATGCGTAAGCGTGGCTCAGTCATAACGTACTCTTGTGTCTGTACCTACCCGCTTGCCGGGGAGGGGGACCGACGCGCGCTTGCGCGTTGGTGGTGGGGTTTCTTACTTGGTCTTCATCTTGTCCAGCACGCGCCGGTAACCCTGATGCGGCATTTCCCGTAAGAAACGCGCCACGCGGGTGACGGTGGTGGTGCTGGCGCCGGTGCGCTCGGAAATCTCGCGATACGACAACTGGCCTTCATCGAGCAGGCGCGCCACCTTGAAACGTTCGGCGAAGGCCCGCAGTTCCGAAGGCGTGCACAGGTCATCGAGGAAGGCTTTCACCTCTTCGATCGACTCCAGACCGAGCAGCGCTTCGGCAAGGGCGTCGGAATCCGTATGGCTGATTTTGGTGTCAATCGTCATCTGTGTCACTGTGGTAGTGTGTTATCGTGCTGATACAGTAAGGTGGGCTGAGACGCAAGGCGGAAAATGTAGGAATTCTATTTAGGTTTTGTTCTGGGCCCAGTAGTTCCTGGCAGCCGTTGTAAAGGCTGTAACCTCTTCTTCAGATGTAAAGGCGTGCTTGGGAATAATCAGCGCACACTTTCGGTTCGTGAACAGGAGGATGGTTTTTTGTGTCTCGATCACGTCGTGTATTGCAGTCCATTTGAGTTCAATCTGGGTCGTATCAGATGATTTAACAACGCCGGCAGAAGAAATTTCTATGGAGTTTTCTTTTTTTGAAGTTCCGCCACTGAAATATTGAGCGACGGTCAAAAGATAGGTGACCAAGGGTATAGTCACGAAAACAAGAAGGGCTGAGAACAATATACAGGTGATTATGCTGGCAACATCGAAATGCGCCCATCCCCTGTTGGTCCACGGGATGGCTGCGAGAAAAGCAGCATATGCAAGGACCATAAGCAGCTTGAATTTGGTGACATAATTTTTCTTAAGCCACGCTTTGAAGAACCCATTGTAGTTCTCAAGTTTGAGCTTGTAGCCAATGGCTTGAAAATGTTCAGTCATTTAATTCTCCCCCAGTCTCGTTCTTAGATCATTTCAGAGTGAAATGGTACCGCTCCTTGGCTGCCAAACCCAAGCCATGTACAACGGGCCAGAAACGGTCGCCATAGTTCATCTGGACCTTCGGAAACGCCGCCTGCATAGCGGCTTCAAAG
The window above is part of the Asticcacaulis sp. MM231 genome. Proteins encoded here:
- a CDS encoding YcxB family protein; this translates as MTEHFQAIGYKLKLENYNGFFKAWLKKNYVTKFKLLMVLAYAAFLAAIPWTNRGWAHFDVASIITCILFSALLVFVTIPLVTYLLTVAQYFSGGTSKKENSIEISSAGVVKSSDTTQIELKWTAIHDVIETQKTILLFTNRKCALIIPKHAFTSEEEVTAFTTAARNYWAQNKT
- the hisG gene encoding ATP phosphoribosyltransferase produces the protein MTEPRLRIAVQKSGRLADRSGELISGAGLRIIKGANELLYRIESQPIDLLRVRDDDIPTFVADGVAELGIVGYNVLAEHFPDRDLEGMIVQRLGFGSCTLKVAVPNDVDYTGPKWLEGKRIATSYPNILGKWLKDHGVTAEIVEMRGAVEVAPRMKIAHAICDLVSTGATLEANGMKATDLVLKSEAVLIKAPHAPAPELAHTYDMLLRRFDGVTASTGAKYVMMNAPRVHLDEIIRMIPGADAPTIMQLAGREDTVAVHAVCQENVFWETLDKLKAAGASAILVLPIEKMMK
- the hisD gene encoding histidinol dehydrogenase, which translates into the protein MKTFVWKNLSAAERKAALARPENRRDPRVAETVRTIFDDVEARGFAAVSDWSVKLDGHAPRYVKLGQDTVDAARAQLAPEDLAAMELAVDNVRAFQQAELPADGPLIAPKPGLSLQRVYRPITTAGLYVPGGTAPLFSTLIMTAVPALVAGVPNRVCVMPPARDGSIAPMIIATAAASGLESMWLVGGAHAIAGLALGAFEGIPAADKLFGPGNKYVAEAKRLATERVSGLAIDMPAGPSELLVIADDTANVKLVAADLLSQAEHDADAQVILVALSADIAAKIAAEVELQVSRLPRETIARASLEQARLFIVTSIAEAAEVSNLYGPEHLALQIADVDAIIPQLTAAGTIFAGAYAAETFGDYAAGPSHVLPTDGAARAWDGITVRSFLTSFVVQKATREGAAAIAPAAARLARLEGLEAHALAADFRLEV
- a CDS encoding YerC/YecD family TrpR-related protein, which gives rise to MTIDTKISHTDSDALAEALLGLESIEEVKAFLDDLCTPSELRAFAERFKVARLLDEGQLSYREISERTGASTTTVTRVARFLREMPHQGYRRVLDKMKTK